A genomic segment from Lignipirellula cremea encodes:
- a CDS encoding Flp family type IVb pilin yields MRYLLHFLQSEDGPTSVEYAIMLAMIVIGCLTALQLLSVATSDSLQNSADEISSHMTTSN; encoded by the coding sequence ATGCGATACCTGCTGCATTTTCTACAAAGTGAAGACGGCCCCACCTCGGTCGAATACGCCATTATGCTGGCAATGATCGTGATTGGATGCCTGACCGCCCTGCAGTTACTGAGCGTTGCCACCTCGGACAGCCTGCAGAACTCGGCCGACGAAATCAGCTCCCACATGACGACCAGCAATTAG
- a CDS encoding efflux RND transporter periplasmic adaptor subunit: protein MSNRHQTGSTFLLVTAVLTLGVLATGVGIWAYGAVSKKSEADKPLTATVVSDSFLHDVLDEGEIESSSNIEIKCAVKSRNANNTEIHWVIEEGAFVTKGQKIVELVASALELERDQQQILCNTSLSLKVQSQNTYEAAMIARTEYIEGAYKQEEQTFNGEIFVAEENLRRAIQYARYSERLAAKGYLTALQLEADRFAVKKSENELELAQRKLSVLQEYTLPKMLKTLNSEIDTAKARWDAEEESYKLELKKLDEIVSQIAACEITAPEAGQVVYANVYSSRGGSEVVIEPGAKVREGQTILRIPDRGQMQVKASVNESKVTEVEVGMPVTIRVDAFGDMELQGVVTRVNQFAEPSSWSRGNVKEYAAFIKVIDPPPEMRPGLTASVSIHVEHRLNAPQIPVQALCEHGGRFYVLVEKDGKYDTRQIEIGSSNDRTVTINSSNLSPGDKVVMNPRRFDDLIELPEIEADAPPEIDSSVVAVATETAERPAAPAGGSRGNPMKALDTDGDGALSADELAAAPAAFRDRLTQNDTNGDGQIDSSELAAMAARFKGGPRGGGPRGGAEGGN, encoded by the coding sequence ATGTCGAACCGCCACCAGACGGGCTCCACTTTTCTTCTTGTGACGGCGGTCCTGACCCTGGGCGTGCTAGCTACTGGCGTAGGAATCTGGGCGTATGGGGCCGTTTCCAAAAAATCGGAAGCCGACAAGCCGCTCACCGCGACCGTGGTGAGTGACTCCTTTCTGCACGACGTACTCGACGAAGGGGAAATTGAAAGCTCCAGCAATATCGAGATCAAATGCGCCGTCAAATCGCGTAACGCGAACAACACCGAAATCCACTGGGTAATCGAAGAAGGCGCCTTTGTGACGAAGGGGCAAAAGATTGTTGAGCTGGTTGCGTCTGCACTGGAGTTGGAACGCGACCAGCAGCAGATCCTATGCAACACCAGCTTGTCGCTCAAAGTCCAGTCGCAGAATACGTATGAAGCGGCCATGATCGCCCGCACGGAATACATCGAAGGCGCCTACAAGCAGGAAGAACAGACCTTTAATGGCGAGATTTTCGTCGCCGAAGAGAACCTTCGCCGGGCCATCCAGTACGCCCGCTACAGCGAACGCCTGGCCGCCAAAGGCTATCTGACCGCGCTGCAACTTGAGGCCGATCGCTTTGCCGTGAAAAAGTCCGAGAATGAACTGGAACTGGCCCAGCGGAAGCTCTCCGTGCTGCAGGAATACACTCTGCCCAAAATGCTGAAAACGCTCAACAGCGAGATCGATACGGCCAAAGCCAGGTGGGACGCCGAAGAAGAAAGTTACAAGCTAGAGCTGAAAAAACTCGACGAAATCGTCTCCCAGATCGCCGCCTGTGAAATCACCGCCCCCGAGGCGGGCCAGGTCGTTTACGCCAACGTCTACAGCAGTCGCGGCGGCAGCGAAGTGGTGATTGAACCGGGCGCAAAAGTTCGCGAAGGCCAGACGATTCTGCGCATTCCCGACCGCGGGCAGATGCAAGTCAAGGCCAGCGTCAACGAGTCCAAAGTCACCGAAGTGGAAGTCGGTATGCCGGTGACCATTCGCGTTGACGCCTTTGGCGACATGGAGCTACAAGGGGTCGTCACCCGGGTAAACCAGTTTGCCGAACCGAGCAGCTGGTCGCGTGGGAACGTCAAAGAGTATGCGGCCTTTATCAAGGTCATTGACCCGCCGCCGGAAATGCGGCCGGGACTTACGGCCTCGGTCAGCATTCATGTCGAGCATCGCCTGAACGCCCCGCAGATTCCCGTCCAGGCCTTATGCGAACATGGCGGGCGCTTTTATGTGCTGGTGGAAAAAGACGGCAAGTACGACACGCGCCAGATCGAAATCGGTTCCAGCAACGACCGGACGGTGACGATCAACTCTTCGAACCTCTCACCGGGCGACAAGGTGGTGATGAACCCCCGCCGGTTCGACGACCTGATCGAACTGCCCGAGATCGAAGCCGACGCGCCGCCGGAAATTGACTCCTCGGTGGTTGCGGTGGCGACGGAAACGGCGGAGCGACCGGCTGCCCCCGCCGGCGGCTCTCGCGGGAATCCGATGAAAGCACTCGATACCGATGGCGACGGCGCCCTGTCGGCCGACGAACTGGCGGCCGCTCCGGCCGCTTTCCGCGATCGACTCACCCAGAACGATACCAACGGCGACGGCCAGATCGATAGCAGCGAGCTGGCCGCCATGGCCGCCCGCTTCAAAGGCGGTCCGCGCGGAGGCGGTCCGCGCGGAGGCGCGGAAGGCGGGAACTAA
- a CDS encoding ABC transporter ATP-binding protein, with protein sequence MIAARLENLQKTYFLKGETVHALRGVSFDVPEGDYVAIMGPSGSGKSTLLNLLGCLDRPTQGSYYLGPDDVSQMNDDQLSAVRASRIGFVFQSYNLISQLSVVENIEVPLFYQRRLNPTMRKRCRELAELVGLGDRLQHRPTQLSGGQQQRVAIARSLVNDPYFILADEATGNLDSVTTDEILRLFERLNNEGRTIIMVTHEDEVAERAKRVIRLRDGLVQSDVLNPHAKPAAAES encoded by the coding sequence ATGATCGCCGCCCGACTGGAAAACCTGCAGAAAACGTATTTCCTTAAAGGGGAAACGGTCCACGCCTTGCGCGGCGTTTCGTTCGATGTGCCCGAAGGCGACTACGTCGCCATTATGGGACCGTCGGGTTCCGGCAAAAGCACGCTGCTGAACCTGCTGGGCTGTCTCGATCGTCCCACCCAGGGCAGCTACTACCTGGGCCCCGACGACGTTTCCCAGATGAACGACGACCAGCTCTCCGCCGTGCGGGCGTCGCGCATCGGGTTTGTGTTCCAGTCGTATAACCTGATCTCGCAGTTGTCGGTCGTGGAGAATATCGAAGTTCCGCTGTTCTACCAACGGCGGCTCAACCCCACGATGCGCAAACGCTGTCGCGAACTGGCCGAGCTGGTCGGCCTGGGGGATCGCCTGCAGCACCGCCCTACGCAGCTTTCCGGCGGACAGCAACAGCGGGTCGCCATTGCCCGCAGCCTGGTCAACGATCCCTACTTTATCCTGGCGGACGAAGCGACCGGCAACCTGGATTCGGTCACCACCGATGAAATCCTGCGTCTCTTTGAAAGGCTCAACAACGAGGGGCGCACCATTATCATGGTGACCCACGAAGATGAAGTCGCCGAACGGGCCAAGCGGGTGATCCGTCTCCGCGACGGTCTGGTGCAGTCCGATGTCCTCAACCCCCACGCCAAACCGGCCGCCGCCGAGAGCTGA